A stretch of the Corylus avellana chromosome ca6, CavTom2PMs-1.0 genome encodes the following:
- the LOC132183669 gene encoding DNA-binding protein RHL1, with product MARGSSSSKKVERESSREPNPEVTERKRLKRLAFANSVLSETPAKAHAPLSPSKAVIKHHGKDIAKKSQRKNRFLFSFPGLFAPLGGGKIGELKDLGSKNPVLYLDFPQGRMKLFGTIVYPKNRYLTLQFPRGGKNVMCEDYFDNMIVFSEAWWIGRKDENPEEARLNFPKDVDEGHVVEYDFKGGAGAASVNKPGLHKTGMIYVDEHSPKAELEVDLSDGENNLKDPIKVTPVRHSERTAGKSFNFAEASSGEDSVGSDADVSEGEEKKVVEVDSSTTKYTSGKTESLGYVALDIDNKDAVERTLFPEKNEESATSVSRSRRLSHTATTVATDKERSSSNNGSLVQTTISTLFKKAEEKKAPRNPRKAPSPKVSDQKLLHSNSKRKINEDRPSKKAKVIKEPDGGGRIMVMKKEDEIEDEDIEEFSSSSKDASGSDEDWTA from the exons ATGGCGCGTGGTTCCTCATCGTCAAAGAAGGTGGAGCGCGAAAGTAGTCGTGAGCCAAACCCGGAAGTGACTGAGCGCAAGAGGCTGAAGAGACTGGCATTCGCCAACAGCGTACTCTCGGAGACTCCAGCCAAGGCCCACGCGCCGCTGAGCCCTTCGAAGGCCGTGATCAAACACCACGGTAAGGACATTGCCAAGAAGTCGCAGAGAAAGAACAGGTTCCTCTTCTCATTCCCGGGCCTTTTCGCGCCGCTCGGCGGCGGTAAGATCGGCGAGCTCAAGGATTTGGGGTCCAAGAACCCCGTTCTCTACCTCGATTTCCCTCAG GGTCGAATGAAGTTGTTTGGGACTATTGTATATCCAAAGAACAGATATTTGACGCTGCAGTTCCCTAGAGGTGGGAAGAATGTGATGTGCGAGGATTACTTCGATAATATG ATTGTATTTTCTGAAGCATGGTGGATTGGGAGAAAAGATGAGAACCCCGAAGAAGCTCGACTCAATTTTCCTAAGGATGTGGATGAG GGACACGTCGTTGAATATGACTTTAAGGGTGGTGCAGGTGCTGCATCTGTAAATAAGCCCGGTTTGCATAAAACTGGAATGATATATGTAGATGAGCATTCTCCTAAAGCTGAGCTTGAAGTTGATCTATCAGATGGTGAAAACAATTTGAAAGATCCGATAAAAGTAACACCAGTTCGACATTCAGAGAGAACTGCTGGGAAATCATTTAA TTTTGCAGAAGCTTCTTCTGGAGAAGATTCTGTTGGAAGTGATGCTGATGTAtcagaaggagaagaaaagaaagttgtgGAAGTTGATTCTTCAACCACAAAATATACTAGTGGAA AGACTGAAAGTCTTGGCTATGTAGCCCTTGACATTGACAATAAGGATGCTGTAGAAAGGACTCTGTTTCCTGAAAAGAATGAAGAGTCTGCTACATCAGTGTCTAGGTCGAGGAGACTGTCTCACACTGCCACAACAGTAGCCACAGATAAAGAAAGATCTTCCAGTAATAATGGCTCACTTGTTCAGACTACTATATCCACATTGTTTAAGAAAGCGGAGGAGAAG AAAGCACCCAGAAATCCAAGGAAAGCTCCATCACCAAAAG TTTCCGACCAGAAGTTGCTGCATAGTAATTCAAAAAGGAAGATTAATGAg GACAGACCTAGTAAAAAGGCAAAAGTTATCAAGGAACCGGATGGTg